A window from Kwoniella newhampshirensis strain CBS 13917 chromosome 3, whole genome shotgun sequence encodes these proteins:
- a CDS encoding protein translocase SEC61 complex gamma subunit, archaeal and eukaryotic, which translates to MSERFTEFAEIPQQFVKEGTQFVNRCTKPSKQEYIQLCRAVAVGFAVMGFIGFFVKLIHIPINNILVYVALLIPSPPTPRFKLLPTSR; encoded by the exons ATGTCCGAACGGTTCACAGAGTTCGCTGAGATCCCTCAACAGTTCGTGAAGGAGGGTACTCAG TTCGTCAACCGATGTACAAAACCATCTAAACAAG AATATATCCAGCTCTGTCGAGCTGTCGCTGTCGGTTTCGCCGTCATGGGATTCATCGGTTTCTTCGTCAAGCTAATCCATATCCCCAT TAACAACATCTTGGTGTATGTAGCTCTCCTTATCCCCTCGCCTCCCACGCCCCGGTTCAAGCTACTCCCCACATCCCGTTAG